ttttttctactccagcacttaaatgtgtcaattaaatgactgacagtgatatctaaagcaatgtcatttgaatgatttgtctataggctcataagatgactgctagcagtcatcttatgagtataatacaactgctttattttttttaaagatacaagttccgatcatcttgattgaaagaggtatgttttcatttacaataataactctttttttttttaaataataactcaatttttagggttccgtagccaaatggcaaaaaacggaacccttatagattcgtcatgtctgtctgtctgtctgtctgtctgtccgtctgtccgtctgtctgtccgtccgtatgtcacagccacttttctccgaaactataagaactatattgttgaaacttggtaagtagatgtattctgtgaaccgcattaagattttcacacaaaaatagaaaaaaaacaataaatttttggggttccccatacttcgaactgaaactcaaaaatttttttttcatcaaacccatacctgTGGGgtaatggataggtcttcaaaaatgatattgaggtttctaatatcatttttttctaaactgaatagtttgcgcgagagacacttccaaagtggtaaaatgtgtgtccccccccctgtaacttctaaaataagagaatgataaaactaaaaaaaatatatgatgtacattgtacattaccatgcaaacttccaccgaaaattggtttgaacgagatctagtaagtagttttttttatacgtcataaatcgcctaaatacggaacccttcatgggcgagtccgactcgcacttggccgctttttttttaaataataactctttttttttaataataactctttttagggttccgtagccaaatggcaaaaaacggaacccttatagattcgtcatgtctgtctgtctgtccgtctgtccgtccgtatgtcacagccacttttctccgaaactataagaactatactgttgaaacttggtaagtagatgtattctgtgaaccgcattaagattttcacacaaaaatagaaaaaaaataataaatttttggggttccccatacttcgaactgaaacacaaaaatttttttttcatcaaacccatacgtgtgtacCCGtacatggataggtcttcaaaaatgatattgaggtttctaatatcatttttttctaaactgaatagtttgcgcgagagacacttccaaagtggtaaaatgtgtgtccccccccctgtaacttctaaaataagagaatgataaaactaaaaaaaatatatgatgtacattaccatgcaaacttccaccgaaaattggtttgaacgagatctagtaagtagtttttttttatacgtcataaatcgcctaaatacggaacccttcatgggcgagtccgactcgcacttggccgctttttttttgctgcagctgtcatagaaaaagtaatgtatgcaacagctcataattggttcttaaaattctcgggtctttttttacaaaactcgactacgtctcgttttgtaacttcgacccttgaattttaagaacccttattatatcactgttgcataaactactatagagcTCTTGATAGTCAACTGtgcattgtgaaatttttgaacgctttctaataatttgttagaccaagagatggcaaggtgcgaagtcggtggagggggaagtggcgctgatcgtcacaaacacaggtaatcttatggaatgtccgccattagtactagcggcagccgcttgaactaattttactccataagatttaacgtagaaagtccgccaaaatgagggcagcaccagtcgtgcacctagcgaatatttgtgatctactcacaaagccCTTTCATTCGGTACCCcacatgatatttttaaaaGAAAAGTTTGTACGGCAGtactttatgacgtcacagcaaGTACCCCCACCAATTTCGCGCTTGTcgtctcatatatttgtgttcagggcataacactgaatgcatcgataccaaattcacccatatccgagacgacatgagcgaaaCTCGACTTCCAGAAGACTACGTTCGCTGGCCGGTTTACTAAGTAGGAAACTACCCTATTGAAGtcagatcggttttcctaggatagcggcacCGTCATATAgcagccgtctccatactaaataatacggctaaatatggatgtcgtagtatttgtatggagacggccgctatatgacggcaccgctatcggaggaaaccttGCGAGTTATTGGAGAATTGGAGAAACAAAATTTGGTTTCTTTATTGTATTGATTGACACACAATGTCGGCCCGGTATACGTTCGTAAATACAATAGCTGCAGATTCATCGAACTGGGTTTAGAGGTAATAttgcatataatatttaaaagacGTTTCAATTCACAATCATAGTTTACTTTCATTTGATAACATATACAAAAAAACAACTTGAAACCATCACATTACCATGCAATATTTTATAGGAGTAAGCAATTACAATATTAAGATTTTACGATTAGTATTGAATGTCGACAATTTAAAACTCTATAGAGACCTAATTACACGACATTTTCAACTtattcaagattttttttttcatttaattctAGCAAGATAAATTATCAGTATAATACGAGACATTGTCGACATAAGATAAATGTAAGCTCTAAAGTAATTAAATCTTAAGTCTAAAAGtcaaatctgttttttttttcatttccatGCTTTTTATACAATCCAATGATTGCGAACATAACATATTAAAGACAATCACACATGCTATGTGACTGACACCAGTCCCATCCGTTTTCACACGAGGTACATCGCACTAATCGTTAATATATTAGTTGTACTGGCCAAGAGGCGTCACCCGTGCTGTGAGCGTGGTAGACTAGCGTACGTTTAGAGTGCAAGGCACTGGAGACGGGATCAGCTCGAGCGGGGCCCGATTATTTCTGCATGATCGACGTGAGCAGAGCATCCTTGAGCCTCTTGGCCATCTCCTCCAGGATGCCGGCCTGAACTCTGAGCTTCTTGTTCCTCTCCTCGAGTTGGTCGGCCTCCTGCTCCATCTGGAGTTCCTTCAGTTTCCTGTGCATCCTGGATCGCTTGGAAGCCTCGTTGTTTTTGTCCCTCAGTTCCCTGTACTTCGTGTCCTGCGTGGACATGGAGGAGTTCTCGCTGCACGCGTTGGAGACGGCGCTGTCTCTCCGCTTGGGAGGGCGTCCTCTGCGGGCCCTCGTGAGCTGCTGCGAGCCCTCGAGCGCCAAGATCATGTCCTTTAGAGGTATGTTGGGCTTTCTCCTCTTGTATTTTCTGGGGGTGGTGCGCTCCTGATGTGGTGAATACTCCTCGTCGCTGTCCtcgctgcggcggcggcgccggggCACCCTGGCGGCAGGCTCCTCCTCGGAGTCGGCCTGCGGCTCGCTCTTGGGTGTGATGGGCTGGTAGTCCAGCGGAGCCGGCGCCGCTGCCAGCGGAGACAAGAAAGTCTCCTGTACCAGAGTTTGCTGCCGAGATTTCTGAGGAcaaagaaatttaaataattaatcaaattaatttaaatttaagctGGCAAGAATAGATTGATTGACGAGTTGATGACTGATAGAAACAAGTAAATTTGCTCAAATATATTGAGCACTGTTCTGTGAAAACGACGCTCCaacctaggtacctaattagtaaTCACATTTATACTGGGGAACAAAGcaaattattttaagaaatattttttaagtaattacACTACTATACATAAATGAAATAGATTGTTATGCTGTTGCGTACACTAAAGAAAAGGTGACCAAGTCCACCtatggccgaggcgggaatcgaacccgggtcTTGAGCTTACGCGGttaacgtcctgaccactagaccacccggccacggcgGTACCCGTCCCAAAATTCgcgcctcggccaccggtggacttggtcactttgtCTTTAGTGTATGACTGTTATATATTTCAGTTAATAATGACTATAAAGTCTCAATGCAATGAGTGGCCTTCTCCTGAAGAGCTGTAGTGGGATACTTACCAAGCCAGCGAGGGGGTGTTTCTCCTGCTCCAGTTGCTCGACGAAGGACAGCACCTCGGGCGTGCTGATGACGTGGCCGGCCAGCGCGGGCCGCGCCGCCACGTCCAGCGACAGGCCCGCGTGTTTCCGTGGAGACACGATGTACTCTGTGATCACGTCGTCGCAGCGCTCCACCTCGCTCGGCGTCACCGACGCCATGTACTTCAGGTCCTGGGAGTCGTCATCGATGAAGGGCGTATCGTGTGTGAGGAGTTTAGTGTATGTGTCCCAGCCGGCCCGCTGCTCCTGCTGGTCGATGACCACGGGCAGGCTGGCGATGTCGACGAACTGCTCGGTCTCCGGCAGGGCGAACATCGCATCGACGCCCTCGGCCGGCGACAGCGGGTCCCTGGGCGTCGTGGTGTAGAAGCTCGCCTGCGCGGCGACGTTGGCGTCGAAGCTGTCCCAACCGGGGGACAGTGGTGTGTGTAGTGTGTCAGTGTTGAATGCCCTGTCTTCAATTTGTTTTGCTGAATCTGTGTTAGAAACTTGCTGTTAGAAAATACATTGGATTAGGCACCAATCATTCTTTCCATCGTCATATCGAGCATCCCTTCACGTCATTTCGTTAATTTTGTGATAAATTTGAAAACTACTGGTTAACAGACTGATGCTGAttttagcaggcgtggctcactccgcgatttcgtcgctttgttacaggtagctaaaagtacatccgttccacaccaattttggtggctagccataagccgcgcgtggcgctgtcgccacctagcggccatatctgtgctgatcgtaacagacgcgttttgttagagtgagtcttctgtacctagtactattatttattctgtgattttaGTAACATGTAGATTATTTTCAGGGATAGTTTTAGGCACTAATGCTTTACGAGTCTTTACAGTACTGCATGTAAAGTAGGTAAGGTACGATTGTATTACTAGTGTTCGCTAAAAGTAGCGAGAGAGTAAAGAGTAAGAAATATGTAATCACGACGTGATGTAAAATATCTCACCAATGATTTGTGCTTGTTCTTCCTTGGCGGGATCGGAGCACCACCCAGCCAGTTCTTGGAAGAACTCGTAGTCCGTGTCGTGATACATATTGCTCTCGAACACTGGCTCCGGTTTCAGATACTCCTGAAAATTCAGTTTAACCATGTTAGCAAAAATCCTGGAGGTGAGCGGAGCTAAAAGTAATCTTATCATACATAATAATTGATTATTTTAGGTACTCACGTGAGTACTCACCTCGGCGAAGCTGCAGTGCGGCTGAGGCGTTGCGGTTGGTCCGTCGGCGATTACTCCGTTCAGGCCGTTCTCCTGATTCTCTTTCTTTATGCGATCTATGTCTACCACATTCAAAATACTTTGAGTCCTGTGACTCGTTTGCGAAAAAACCATATCTTTTGGTGTATAAATTGTTGTTTTGATATCCGAGATTGTCGGTGCCACTCGCACAGATGATCTTTTGACCAACCATTTTGAATAGAACTACAAACAAAAATGATACGACGTAACATAATGTGCACATCCGTATGAAGCCAGGAGGAGGGGGAAGGGAGGGGGCTGATGGAAAAATACACGAATATGcttgattatattattatatgtaagacattgaaaatgaaaaataaataatggataTGTTTCAAGACTTTCAAGGAGAGATTCAAAAGCtcgaaaaaaaatatgtatcggGGTAGAAGATGCAATAAGAAGTCGGAcgcatatacatattatgtagagGTGTATGATAATTAGGACTTTTAGGACAGACGATAAAGAGCAAAGGTCTCTCGGAGAGCATTCTGTCCCGTTTTCCACATGCATTTATGATAATAATGATGTGCTCGGTCACCGTGACTGGCAGAATCGAGGCATTACGTAACGTCACAAGAGACCTTGGCCACGACATTATAATAGATAAATGCTTTACATACATGTGTAGTTTTTATATAGAGTTGGATAAcgcataaatatatattatatgtaaccatacctatataggtataaCATGAACGGAAGATTAAACCCTAGTttgatttgaatgaaaatatatttttagattttatttgtaatgtaGCGTAGGTACCTAGAGAGAATTTCCTGCAAGTAAAAAATGAGTGTAATTGGTCCCGGAAACTGCTATTAAGCGAGGCCCGGCTTGCAACCGGGCCTGACTATATCCGCCCCTGTGTTAGAATTAGACTTAGCTAGAAAAACGTGACTAAATTACTGTCTTTATACTAAAAGGGGAGACTGCTTCTACAAGCGAGACCCGGTGTGGTTAACCGGGTCTGACTTTCAGACCCTGTTGTTAGATTAACTTAACTAGACTTAGCTAGGGAATCGTAATTAGAATTACATATGTGTTTTAAGCTAAAATAAACGCTAACTATATTCTATGGAATTATGTATCAAGATGTAATATTTCTTAGAACTAGGGCGAAAAGGTACCTACGTTATCTTAacactaattaaattagtaataaaGATAGGAAttttaatggtttttaaatGTTAATCCATTATTTGTTTTTCATTAATAGATCATTACGCAATAATGTAGTGTAGAAGCATTATTGAACTTGTTAACTGTTTAATTTGCGTCATGAACCTGTACTAGTCATTGTATGAAATGTtcgtgctcatgtttagcgacAGGAGTAATTTAGATGAAGctcactgtgtgtgtgtgtgtgtgtgtgtgtgtgtgtgtgtgtgtgtgtgtgtgtgcgtgtgtaaaCGTGTTGTTTATATATGTGATGTATATTTATTAagagtacctatatttaatatttattttttgctcAAATAGAAAATTGAATTGTAACTGTTTACAATATTCGTTTATTGTGTATTCGTGTAATGTCAGACGTTGTGCGTTGGTACCGTGGTACCAGTAGACTTGAATGTAAGACTTTTAAGAGCCAGGACATGGATGATGATAATGAGGAATGATATGATCAGAATTTAGAATTCGTCTCTACGCCCACTGCTAAAAAAAATCGAAGAATTTagttatgtaattattttccacAAAAGAACTTGAAGTtcagtttaagtaggtatataatgcaCGTGATTTTGTCTCGAAGTGACTAAACAGTAAGTCATACGAGGCTAATTTATTGTAACCACGATTTAAATGcaaagattttgataaaatttatgtttaatttgcatttttttatcaggaatcgtatagttaattagttttaaatgcAATCCTTAGTTAATTGCTTTTCCGTTCAAAAAAGTTCAGTCTACATTTGAATTTTTAGCTAAAATAGCTTCTGGTGTTGACCCCGAGACGCAAGGGCATGTGGGTTCTGTAACAGAAAGGGTTATGGAGGTTGCGCGAACGCAATAATACTTACTTGTTCGAACTCTTCTTGAGCTCTAGTTGAAATTGTAACCCTTTAGGCTCCCAACCAAGTGACTGTCACGACAGTAGGCCTGCAACAACGAAAAAAATACGCGTTAATACCTAAATATCATAGAACACGCAAACAAAACGGCGGCCTAAAAATTATCCCTTTTCTATAGCAACGTACTTACTTTAATTTAGTATAATACATATCTATTGTGACGACCGGTTTGGCGCAGTGGTACAGTGTCTGCCTACTGTGCACGAGGtctcgggttcgaatcctggtaaggttgggcatttatttgtgtgacgagcacgaatatttgttcctgagtcatggatgttttatttatatgtataccaAGGGTATGTATATATGAATTGTATGGGATGTATATATTTTCCCGCGTAGAAATCGTATTTCGCATATCCCTcaggaaacatattttttaccgGAACAATAAGTATCCTATgtgttaataattatgtatcctATGTGTTATCGACACACAGTCTTTCCGACAGTCGatcaaatatcgatatcacggtGTCCCGGCTCAGTTCCCGTAAGTATCGTTGTGTGCGTGCGTGATGACACGACTCGCTGGTCGTTCGCATGTACATAGACAGCGAAATGATGcgcgtgtattgtgcaataggaGCGTCCATCTACAAGTGTGCGTACTTTAGGTGTGTGCGTGCGTTGTCTTTATAATTACTGGTGCTTTGTGTGGGTTCAAGAACTTGCGACAGGCGTATTCAATACAAATCGCCGTGCATGTCCGATCTCCTTCCTTCCTATATCTGTGGTTTATCCCTatgaccaggcgtgtctcactccgcgatttcgtcgctttgctacaggtagctaaaagtacatccgttcggcctcaattttggggaaagccataagccgcgcgtggcgctgtcgccacctagcggccatatattattatgtgcggatcgtaatggctcctctacacgatgggccaacgccggccactccaagggacgcagccatgccgtagaatgagatagcaatatcacttgctccctctaacgcataaatgcgtcctttggagtggccggcgttggcccatcgtgtagaggagccataacagacgcgttttgttagagagtgagtcttctgtacttagtactattatttattctgtgctatcagttattttattatattatttattttatgctttgaAATCCGAAACAGTATAATGGGTAGGCTCTAGGTTCTAGGTATTACCAAGCCGCCTACGACGTCGTGTAGTCTTGCCTACGACGCAATAAAACACCAATGTAGGTCAAGGCAAAAATAAGGCACCATAAAGCAATAGTAGTCTACTTATATCAACATTACAACAATCCCCTTAACTATCCCTGTCTGTATTTCAaagttaataggtaggtaagtacatagaaACTCTACATGTGCGTAGTAAATCTTTCATAATTACGACATTTTTCTTCTGGTTTTATTTGCAGAGTTATTGAATAAGATACAAGATAGTTTTTTAAGTCCCTATCCCTAGGGACGATATATCTAACGGAAAACACCTGGGCAAAGACCTTACAAGACGAGACCAGCAGCTTAAGTGGGTTACAAGAACCGTTATTACAAGGAAAACGACTGGAATTTCAATTATTAATTGCTTGCTGCGTCAGGGGTTTCCCGTCTTCGTCCGCCCACTCACTCACGCACGGTGCGCGGCGGGGGCTTCGAGAGTACATACATTTCTCACGGCCATTTTATTGTTCTGATAGAATTCGGTGCAAAACTTATGTAGTTTCAACTCACAATTTTGACTACTTTTCTACTATCTAAGCTTCAGTAAATCACTAGGCATTGAaaaggtacatacctactagtAATTCCTAAAGGCATACCTCGGCTATTTTGAATAGGTGGTTTTAAAGCCCTAATATGTAGTTTAATgtcaatatatataaaaaaatcttatttactATCTTATTAGGATTTTCTTATAGGTAGCTACTTaatcataaataatataaaagtaataataactcaaaaGTCAAAACTCGAGCAACAGATTAAAAGTTAAACCCCTCGCCCGACTCCCAGCACTTAAATGTTGTCATAggtaataggctagatgacaaattttcatttatggtatcaatcgatcaggtttgtttttaggatcaaaggtctatatgggacccagtgcattaaagcaatacaaaagttagaaattatagtcaaagtccgacacgacagtcgtacttcactcgcgaaacgcccttaacaaatcgctatgtgacgccaaggtcactgagatcgcatcttgaagtatgaacaaaacaagaaaattgcatttttgtcggtgaaatgttGCGTTTAGTTGCTATAcctacaatctttttttggataaaatgtgaggaatcgaatggtatacttaggtacttatttcgtttttggaagttaaaaataatcttaaattttgaaactttcaggtgctgtatttttgtattatttccatatacatatttttttaatatttacaatatagtgatacattgctcatttgctatctattgtactagattttcttataaaattcaacatgtgtcatcatctctacaataggtaggtacttatgtacctacttaaaaccaATTTACGATGTCAAATTTATCAAATTATTAACAAAGTAATCGAATCAATAACTTAAGAATTGAAACAATAATCAACTACTCGGAAGCAACTCGGAAGGAACAAAGTCGAAATTTCTAGAATTGAAAGCTGGCGTAGAATCAGAATATGCCAATTCGGTTCCAATTCCAAATCAAATAGACGAGTGAGGGAGCGAGCAGCCGTTCAAAACGAGGGGACGACACCGACAGGTTGGAACTTGCTCGCGGGAGGTACGTCGACGCAAGCTGCATATCACTGTATATCACTCCTTTCCGAGTTataaaacattgtacttaaattataaaaaaatgtaccaCCAAAATCCAAGCTGAATCGACTTACTTTGGAAAAACAATATTGGAATAATTTAACTAAACTCACCTCGTTACGAACAAATAATGTAACGCCTCCAGTCGAGTAGAGCTCGTGGAACTTTTCTTTTCAcaaagaattaaattaattgaatgCCTTAACGCGTATGTCTTATTAGCGTTAGCTAGCAAAGGCAATTGAACCGAGTAAAAAGTTAGCGTACGGTAATAGCGCAAATGCGGAGAGCAGTACGTGCACTCCGTTAAGACTCCGAAAATGTTGTGCAATAACAACGTGCTCGCAGCAGACACAGTTTTCTTCTATCCCCACCATTCACAATttcattctaaaaataaatttgccGCTCCGCTATTGGCCGCCGGTAATGACGTCAACTGGGAGGGCCAATGAGATGGGGTTACAGTCACGAGACGTAGGACATCGACTCGTATCATAGTGTGTGTGGATGCGGAGCGGAGCTATGCATGTTGGATCTTGTTTTTCACAAGTGCCATTGCCATGGGTTTTTAACTAAAGCCGGCAAAGCCGCTGTGCAAGAGAAACGATTGCTTTGGTCGGAAACATAACATCCATCGGTAATTCCGTGTGAACGCTGCAGAATGATTCATTTTCTTCAATGTTTGGAGCGAGCAAAAATTTACGGCTCCTCATCGTGGCCTGGCTGCTGGCTGGTCagaattttaaataagtataaatGACGAATAAACTACTATCGTATCGCTATCGATAACAGCAAGCAAGGGCCAAGTtctttatagtttgtcaaaggactgtctcagtCTCACTtgaaacatagagagaatcctTCTAATATTAGCTTTGTCTGTACTAGcaggcacccaaaagaaaaggacgagtatacataggtaggtagtttttttgtttttatttactaacaaattggtttgaccaactataataaatagtaaatttactaggaataaatatattttttagctaATTCCACCACACCACATAAGGGACCGGTCCACAGTGGGTCCACAAATCATTCTTGTCCGCTTTACACAAAAATGCGCTGCCGAATAATAATCTTCTTAAGAAAAAATCTCATTGCTCTCTGATGTAATGCAATGCatgtaattaatgttattttccTTATTGCAATTCCGAGAAGAGGATGAGCGCCGTAGGTAGCTGTCGTGCACAATAACAACCcaaaaataaccagtaaaataggtagtctCAACATTCACCACGGTCTGTCTTGTCTTGTTGCCACGTCGTCAAAACAGATGAAAAACACGTTTGTACTAACTTTACTGAGGTATTAATTAGCTTGAATTTCGGAGATCAATCACCAGATCACCACATAAAgtttaggattttttttactgttttgTGTCCCACTCCCAACGGCCCTATTAACGCCACTGATTTGCTTTTTTGAAAATGAAAAGTGATAATTAAAGTCGACACTCGTTCTCCGGAGTGTCATTGTCCGGAGGGTTTTTTCCCCCAGAGGGTTTTTTAGCAAATTTTTCATTAGCCTTTTTTTCCCACCCGAATTTCTTCCCATAGGGGCCATAGGTACCCTTTTTTGTCATTCGCTTGTTTCTGAGAGACTGGAGAGTGGAGAGATAGGCTCCAAAATTAGGAAATCCATCAAAAATACGAGTACAATTCGTACAATGAACATATAAATTGACTGTACTTTGCCTTGAAGCAATGCAAGGTCAGTTGTTTTTCTAGAATGATTCACAACTCAATATCTTGCTCGAACTAAACATAGTTGATAGTATGACATCAACGATAGGTTGTTCAACCCTAGTACGTCGATTATGTGTTACAAAATTTGTTTAGGGGGctgagatttaatttttatgatTATATGTCCTGTATCCATCTCAGTTGCTATTTTGCCATTGGTCCTTTTTTTAACAGATTAGGGCCCGAGCCTTTACCTTGACTATTCAACCATTTCAACCCAATCTCTCAATCTGATTTCTTAATTAGTGGAATTGGCACGACATTTCATGTCAATGTAAATTATCTTATGCTGTCGGAGCCCGGAAATCTGCAAAATCAAAGTTTTCACGAATTATATTTACACGTGCTGGAAGTTTAAGCTATTTAGCTGAAACCGGAAAGATGTATTTACTCGATCGTCGCACCTGGTGAGAGATATCGTGTCGTGTTCTAATCTagtgtacctagtacctatgtACATCTACATCTACACGATACGGTGGAAACCACCCATTGGGGCCTCGTACTCGTACCTCTCTGTGAAGTGCAACTCGCTGTAGCACCGTGACTATGCAATTACTACGACATGTTATGTACTCGAATGCTAATGTTACTCAGGAAAATTTATATATAAAGgtcatcatcattaacttaagagttattctcttgtcggtggagtatcttccagcattccctatcttgcgccagctctttgactttctgatacgacacgacccccactttttctttcacttgGTCTAGAAAGCTGCGTCTGGGTTTTCCTTTACCCCGCTTACGTCCTATCCGCCCCTCCAGGATAGTTTACAAAGTATAAGAAGATTAAGAAgttattaatatataaataaaggtACACGTTTTAATGCTGTTGAGTGTAGTTTTATCGGCACAGTCCACAATGTTATGCGTTGACTTTATGTAGCTTTCACCtacgttatgttatgttatatgctatttaaatatatatattttttttagttgacATGATTCGGTAAAGCATGCAATTTTATCAGAGTTGAGGTCGTCGTCGATGATAAGATAGCGGTGAAGGCGTCTAAATAATCAATGGCAGCTTTAAAGTAGGCATGGCATGATATATAGTGAGAATAATTAATtcccttcttcctcgcgttatcccggcattttgccacggctcatgggagcctggggtccgcttggcaactaatcccaggaattggcgtgggcactagtttttacgaaagcgactaccatctgaccttccaacccagaggggaaactaggcctcattgggataagtccggtttcctcacgatgttttccttcaccgaaaagcgactggtaaatatcaaatgatatttcgcacataagttccgaaacaTTTCCGAAaagctcattggtacgagccggggtttgaacccgcaacctccggattgcaagtcgcatgctcttaccgctaggcacCAGCGCTTGGAGGACATTAGTTGTTCGGAAATGTTGAACTTGTTGAAGATCTGGGCTAATAAAATTAACCGAAGGCCGATTATAGGCCGACGCAATTTTTTACATGTCACACCTTTGAGTGTCATACGTTTAGGGTCAATATCCGTCAATGTGACTGCGTATATAACAATTAATTACGCTAGTGAATCTGTTA
The sequence above is a segment of the Cydia amplana chromosome 2, ilCydAmpl1.1, whole genome shotgun sequence genome. Coding sequences within it:
- the LOC134662017 gene encoding uncharacterized protein LOC134662017 isoform X1, coding for MVFSQTSHRTQSILNVVDIDRIKKENQENGLNGVIADGPTATPQPHCSFAEVSTHEYLKPEPVFESNMYHDTDYEFFQELAGWCSDPAKEEQAQIIDSAKQIEDRAFNTDTLHTPLSPGWDSFDANVAAQASFYTTTPRDPLSPAEGVDAMFALPETEQFVDIASLPVVIDQQEQRAGWDTYTKLLTHDTPFIDDDSQDLKYMASVTPSEVERCDDVITEYIVSPRKHAGLSLDVAARPALAGHVISTPEVLSFVEQLEQEKHPLAGLKSRQQTLVQETFLSPLAAAPAPLDYQPITPKSEPQADSEEEPAARVPRRRRRSEDSDEEYSPHQERTTPRKYKRRKPNIPLKDMILALEGSQQLTRARRGRPPKRRDSAVSNACSENSSMSTQDTKYRELRDKNNEASKRSRMHRKLKELQMEQEADQLEERNKKLRVQAGILEEMAKRLKDALLTSIMQK
- the LOC134662017 gene encoding uncharacterized protein LOC134662017 isoform X2 is translated as MVFSQTSHRTQSILNVVDIDRIKKENQENGLNGVIADGPTATPQPHCSFAEEYLKPEPVFESNMYHDTDYEFFQELAGWCSDPAKEEQAQIIDSAKQIEDRAFNTDTLHTPLSPGWDSFDANVAAQASFYTTTPRDPLSPAEGVDAMFALPETEQFVDIASLPVVIDQQEQRAGWDTYTKLLTHDTPFIDDDSQDLKYMASVTPSEVERCDDVITEYIVSPRKHAGLSLDVAARPALAGHVISTPEVLSFVEQLEQEKHPLAGLKSRQQTLVQETFLSPLAAAPAPLDYQPITPKSEPQADSEEEPAARVPRRRRRSEDSDEEYSPHQERTTPRKYKRRKPNIPLKDMILALEGSQQLTRARRGRPPKRRDSAVSNACSENSSMSTQDTKYRELRDKNNEASKRSRMHRKLKELQMEQEADQLEERNKKLRVQAGILEEMAKRLKDALLTSIMQK